Below is a window of Corallococcus silvisoli DNA.
GAGCGCGCGGATCAGCGCATGCTCCACCGCCCTGCGAGCCTGTCGGGTGTTGGGCTGAATCGTCCCGAACCAGACCGTGATGGGCTTGGGCAGCAGCCCCCCCTTCTGGGTGAGCCCCATCTGGTAGAGGCTCAGCAGGCGTCCTCGCCAGCGCCCCTGGAAGCTGTCCGTCTCGCCCACGTAGAGGGGAAGCCCCTCCTCCTCCACGACGTACAAGCCACCTCCGGCGGGAAGCGCGGAGAACGGGTGGCGATCAATCTTCCGCACCGACCAGGAGAGGACCTTCGCGGTGACGGGGCCCCGCTGTGCCTCGAGCTCCTGCGACTCCGCGGGAGGGGGCCCGTCCTGCCCGGGCGGAGCGTCCGAGGGTTCCTCGGGAGGCGCCACATCCGGCGGCGGCTGCGCCGCGGCCACCGGCTCGACGCTGTCGGGAGGGGGCTCGTTCAGGGCCGGCTGGTAGAGCGGGTAGCCGTACGGCCCTCCGCCGTAGACCACCCAGGGGCGGCCCCTCGGCCACCGCCGCCCCGGCCTCGGCCCCTGCCCCTGCCCCTGCCCCTGCCCGGGGCTCCGCCACGCACGGGCCGGTCTCGAACCCGAACGCCAGACCTGCGCCCGGGGGACGCCCATCATCCCGCGTCCGACCCCGAACCGCCTCGCGCCGGGCTGGAGTGCACGAGCGCGGCGCGCAGGTGGCGCACGGAAGGACCGCGCGAAGTGGCCCTCCTCTTCGCCTTCCCACTCGGACTCCAACGCGTCTTCGCTCTCGTTCTCGTACCACTCATTCATGACGTGTCCTCCGCTGCTGCCTTCCGTCGACGGCTTCCACCAGCGCCTCCACTGCGTGAGTCAGCTCCTCCGCGCCGTGCCGCGCGGTGAGGATGAAGCTCACCGACACCTCCGGACCGCAGCGCGAGCGCTGGAGCACGGTCCGGATGCCACGCCGGTGCAGCCGCTCGTGGACCGCTCGCGGGTTCACCCCGCGAGGAAGCTGGATCCGCTGCACCGGGAACCGCCCGCCCACCGAGGCCAACCCCGACCGCCGCAGCCGCCCCCGGAAGTGCGCCACCCGCAGCGCCAGCGCCTCCCGGAGCGCGTCGCCTTTCCGGCGATTGATGGCCACCGCGTGCTCGGCGGCATGGAGATCCGCCACCGAAGGTGGACTGCAATGCATCCGCGTCTCGCTGCGCTCCTCGTACCTGGCCACCACCCGCGCGCCGCCGGCCATCAGCGCCATCGGCACACCCAAGGCCTTCGCCATCGAGCCGCACCACAGGACATCTGGCCCGTGGATGCCGTACCAGCGCAGCGAACCCCCTCCGCCGGCTCCGTATGGCAGGCCGGGCCCCGGCATGCCGAACACTCCCAAGGCTTGGGTGTCGTCCAGGATGAGCAGGCCCCCATGGGCCCGGACCACCTCCAGGTACGCGTCGAGCGGCGCCAGCGCGCCGCAGCCCGGACACCAACCGTCGCAGACCACCACCGGCCGGAGCCCCTGGCGCGGCGCCCGTGCCAGGAGCCTCGCCAGGGCCTCGGGCGAATGATGGGGAAAGCTCCTCACGGGTCCGCCGCGCGCCACCACCCGCTCGAACCCCCACCGCACCACCGGGTAGCTGCCTTCATCCCAGTAGAGGGCCACGGGGCGCCCCGCGAGCGCTCCGAACACGTCCCAGAACAGGTGCAGCGTGGAGCGGGCGAACAGCCCCCGCTCGCAGCCCACCAGCTCCGCCAGGGCGCGTGACGTCTCTTGCGTTCCGGGGGGCTCCTCGAGGATGGCCGGAGTGCCCAGGGTGAGCCGCTCCCACGGCGCGAGCGATCCGCTGGAGTGCTCCAGGCCCAGGTAGAGCGCGGAGGTGAAGTCGAGCACCGGCGCCGTCCCCCGTCACCGCCTCCGCTGCAGGGCCAGCCGGTTGCGCAGGTGCACCGAGGGGGACACGTAGCGCTCCGCCAGGCGCTGCTGGTCGGTGATGTCGACCGCGAGGTCCACGCCGGTGACGGCCCGGTACGCGTGGATGTAGCCCTGGATCTCCGGCCGCCAGTAGCGCGCCCAGTTGGCGGCCTGGTTCGGGTCGTTCGTGATGCTCCACGCGCCGTAGCGCACGGCCAGGAGCACCTGCTCGCCGTAGACGGCGAGGTCGTGGAAGTGCACCACGCTGACGTCCGTCCACCCCAGGAGCGACTTCATCGCATCCACCCGGTCCATCCACGGCTCCGGGTAGGGCACCATCACCCGCCCGCCGAGGAACTCGCGCATCTCCGGGCGCGACAGCAGCCACTGCTGCATCAGCATCTCCTGGCGCGCGGTGGAGGGCATGTCTCCGAACTGGTTATGGGCCCCCTGCGCCAGCAGGTAGTGCGTCTCCTTGAGCGAGTTGAGCACCGGGAAGCCGTCCGACACCACGGTGGTGTCATCGTCCTGCCGGAAGAACTGCACGCATTGGTGGAGCAGGTTGTGGAAGGACTCGAGGAACTTCGAGCGCCGATCCGCGGTGCGCATCCCGGACACGGCCTTGCCGTGCAGCGTGAAGCCATATTCGTGGTCGTACTCGTGGGCGCGGCGCACGACGCTCAGCCGGTGCTGCTCGTCCTGGAGGTAGCCCCACAACACGTTGTTGAGGGGCCGCAGCGGATCGATCTCCATGTTCGCCAGCGGATCCCGGTCCCCGGGCCCGCGCACGTTCTGGAAGCGATTGCTGATGTAGTTCATCGCCTGGACCAGCATTCCCTCCTCGTGCCAGTAGTTCCAGATGAGCTCCAGGAAGGTGGGGTAGCCCAGCTTCTGCTGGAGGATGCCGTAGCAAGCGGCGTAGTCGTCCTCCGGAATGTTCCGAGGCGCGATGACCGGCACGTCGGGGAGCTTGTTGCGGATGATCGCCAGGTAGGGGAGCGCGACATCGGCGCTTCCGTTCACATCCTCCAGGTAGTGCTTCCACACGACCTCGAAGTCGAAATCGCGAGGAAGCGTCTGGCCGAGGCGACCGCCCTCCACGCGCGCGTCCAGCTTGTCCAGCAGCTCCGTGAAGTCCACCAGCACGCCCGTGCGCTCCAGCATGAAGGCCTCGGTCAGGGCCTTCAGCTTCCGGTAGGCATCCACGCCAGGGAATGGCAGCCGGAGCTTGGGCTTGCGGATCGGGGTCGGCCTGCCCGGGCCCGGCAGGCCCGTGCCCGGGTCCGTCATGTGGTCGGGCGGGCAGAGGTGTGCGTCGATGAACCGGCTGTATTGATCGAAGGAGAGCCAATCGGTGGTCTTGCGGATGACCATCCAGAGGATGACGTCGGTCGTCAGCGGATGAAGGGTGCGCTGCAGCGCCACGGGGAGGACAGGCATGCGTCCAGCCGCGCCGAAGGAGTTGAGCTCGTTGAGCGCTTCGCGCACCACCTCCCGGACGTTCCTGTCGCCCTCTCCCGGGAGGAGGGTCAGCGACTGTTCGGCTTCCCAGGTGAACGCGGGCCTGGTGGAGCCCGCCCCTTCGAACTCCTCGAGGATGACCTTGGCCTTGAGGACGCCCGCGCGCCTCGAGCTGGGAATCGTCCAGGTCGCGTGGCCATTGAGCTCCTGCCTGTCCGCGCTGGACTTGGAGACCGGGGGTTCGACGCTGCCGGCCTCCACGGACCATCTGTAGACCCGATGCGTGAGCTTCGGGTTCACGTGGACGGGGGACGCCGACAGTTCGACGGTGGCACCCGAAGCGCTCGAGGTGACGGTGGTGGGTGAGAGAGTGAGTGTGACGCCAGCCATGATTCCATCCTCCAACGCTAGGTGACGACGTTCCGCGGCAACGCGGGAGCCCGGAGCACCGACGCCAGGGTCCGCGACTTCGAGAGTGACGCGCAGGTCTCGGACGCATCGAGCGTGCTGCGCAGGGCCCAGTACTTGAGGAGCTCGGCCAGGGCCTTGCTCTCCTCCTCGGGAGTGATGGCCCCGTCGGCCCTGGCCTGCCCGATGACGGCGAACACCAGCGAGGGCGGCGACTCACGAATGCGGGAGCGCCGGGCGCGCCACTCCCGGTACAGCTCGGAGAGCCGGTCTGGCTGACGCTCCCGCGTCTTCATGACCTCCACCAGCGTGCGTCCACGAAGGGACTCCGGCCGGTGCTCCACCAGGAGCCGCGCGATGCGCGGCAGGCTCGCCTCGAGCGCGCCGAGCACCCGGCGGTGCTGCTCGGACAGTCCGTCGATGGGGTAGAACGCCTTCCACAGTCGCGCCAGCCGCGCCCACTGCGGATGCGGATACAGCAGTCCGCCCAGCGCGCTGCTCAGCTTGACGCGGATCCACGGGATGGGATGGGGGTCGTCCATGTTCAGCCGGAACACGAACGGCCGCGGCAGGCTCACCACCCCCATCAGCCCCACCGTGGCGGTCACCCCCACGCGAGCCACCGACCAGAAATCCGCGACGACCTCCGAGATCCACCGCTCCCACAGGCCCCAGACCAGCGCGTCCTCGGGCCCTTCACGCGGCACGTCGCGCAGGGCCACGCGGAGCGAGGCCACCAGGTCCAGCAGCGCCGCCCCCTGGTGCCCCACCTCGTGGAAGAGGGAGGACGCGAGGCTGCTGCCGATCATCCGCTCGCGGGGGACGCGGATGATGGCCACCGGGTTCGCCCCGCCGCCGGGCAGACGCGTGCGCGCCCGGCGGATGGCCGCTCCGGGGCCGCGAGCCAGGTAGCAGATGACGGGCGGCGCCTCGTAGTACCCCGGCAGCTCCAGCGCGTTCTTGGAGAGCACGTCCAGCCCCGCCAGCCAGACGCCGTTGTCCGCCTCGCTGCGCTGGCTCATGGCCTCGCTGAAGATGTCGAACTGCGACAGCACCACGTTGAAGCGCAGCCGCAGGAAGGTGAAGCGCCGCTGCGCCTCGGCGGGGGCCGCGTGTCGGCCCCAGGGGCCCTCCAACCACGCGAGGTACTGGTGGATCTGCGTCCGTAGCTCACGGCGCCCCTTGACCAGGTAGCTCTCCAACGCCGCCTGCGCTTCGACGGAGAGCGTGGCCGCTGGGACCATCGTCTCCGACATGGCGAAGGACTTGATGCGCTCGAGCCGGGTGAGCAGCGCGCGGGCCTCCTGTGACAGCATCCAGGAGGCGAAGGAGCCGGAGGACATGGTGGCTCAGACCCCGTAGAGGATGATCTTGTTGCCCTTGCGCACCCAGCGGCCACTGCGGCCACCGGTGCCCGCGGCGTGCGGCATCTGGGCGGCGAAGCCAGGGGCGAACTTCTGGATGGCCTGGTGGACGGCGGCGCCAGCCACCTGCTGGGGCGAAGCATTGTCGGGCGAGTTGAGGGCCGTCTTGGAGGCGTCCGAGGCGAGTCGGACAATCTGCCGGGCCACCTCGAACTCGCGGTCCTCCTGGCTCAGGCCCTCCAGTTCGAGCCCGAACGCCTGGCCCGCCATGGAGGCCAGCTTGCCACCGACGGCGCCGCCCACGCCGGGGACCACGAGGTTGCCGAGCGCGCTGCCCACCATCGGCAGGGCCTGCCTGGCCAGTCCCTTGAGCATGCCCCCGAGCTGCTTGCCCAGCGGAGACTTCACGACCTTGCCGACGGCGCTGCCCACCTTCTTGATGATGTTGCCGAGGAACTGATCCAGCTCCTGCTCGTTGCTGACCTCCAGCAGCTCCGAGGCGAGCTCGTTCAGCTCGTTCTCGTTGAAGACCTCGCCCCACTCCGACTCGGCGTTGAACTCGAACTCGAACGACTCCCCCTCCAGTTCCTGGTAGGTGCGATCCACGTCATGCATGGTCAGTTCCTCGTGTGATGGGGCCGGCTTCGTGGCCGCGGGTTCGGACCGGGCATAAGCAGCGGCTGTGCCAACCCCGCCGAGGGTCGCTCCTGCTCTGGGAGTCAGGGCGCGGGAGCGAAGCGCGCTTCGGCGGCGCCGGCCGAACGGGAGATTCGGCGAAGCAGGCTTCGGCGCCCCGTCATGGCCCCGTGGGCTCCGGGCGAGTCCCCCCCCTGGCGAGGGCATTCGTCCCCTCGCCGTCGCCATTCGCGGGGCCGTCGGCTAGCGTTCGGCCCTCTCCGCGGAACAAGAGGGGGGCCCATGCGCGTCGTACCGTCCATCCTGGAATCCGTCACCGTTCACGCCGAAGGCGCGCTGTGCACCCGCGCGCTCGTGCTCTCCCCCGAGGACGGGCACCTGCCCGAACAGGTCCGCGTCGACGGCCTGCCCCTGGCCCTGCGAACAGCGACCCTGCGCGCCCGCGTGGTGGAGGGCCCCACCGGGCTCCTCGTCCGCGACCTGCGGCCCACGTTCGACGTGCGGCTGCCCGCCGAATCGGACCTGCCCGCGGAGCTGCACGCGGCCGAAGCGGCGGAGGCCGCGCTGTCGGACGTGCTGGGCCGGCTGGAGCGGGTGCGCGCGGAGCTGGAGACCCTTCAGGGACTGGCGCCCTCCTTCCCGCCCCAGCGCAAGGGCCAGCTCCCGCGCGAGGCGCCCCTCGCCGCGATGCTGGCGCTGACGGGCTTCGTGGACGCGGAGCTGACGGCGCTGCATGCCCAGCGGCTGGAGCTGGAGCGGCAGTACCGCGACGCCACCCAAGAGCTGGAGCTGCGCCGCCGCCGCGTCCAGGAGCTGTCCTCCGCGCGAAGCGTGGACCGGGCCCGGCTCTTCCGCGCGGCCCTCCTCACGCTGTCCGGCCCCATCGCCGCGAACGCGGAGGCGCGCCTGGTGTTGGAGTACGCCGTGGCGGGCGCGCGATGGGTGCCCACCTACGACCTGCGCCTGCCGCGCACGCTGGAGGAAGGCACGCTGCGCATGCGTGCCGCCGTCATCCAGCGGACCGGCGAGGACTGGAAGGGGGTCCGGCTGTCGGTCTCCACCGCGAGCCTGGAGCGGCGCGCGGTGGTGCCGGAGCTGAAGTCGCTGCGCATCGGCCGCAGCCAGCCGGCGCCCGTGCGCTCGGGATGGCGTGAGCCCGCGCCGGGCCTGGACGAGCTGTTCGCGGGCTACGACGCCATGACGGTGCCGCCCCCTCTCGCGATGCCCGAGCCTCTTCCGCCCCCTCCGATGGACGAGCTGGACGCGGATGAGGACTCGTTCGGGAGCGTGGTGGCCTTCGAGGAGTCCTTGAAGGAGAAGTCGCCGAAGGCGATGTCGTCCTCGTATGGGGGCGCGCCGGGCGCTCCGCCCATGGCGCCCCCTTCCGTCTCCCGGCCCGCGCCGCCGCCCATGCCGGCTCCCAAG
It encodes the following:
- a CDS encoding DUF4139 domain-containing protein encodes the protein MRVVPSILESVTVHAEGALCTRALVLSPEDGHLPEQVRVDGLPLALRTATLRARVVEGPTGLLVRDLRPTFDVRLPAESDLPAELHAAEAAEAALSDVLGRLERVRAELETLQGLAPSFPPQRKGQLPREAPLAAMLALTGFVDAELTALHAQRLELERQYRDATQELELRRRRVQELSSARSVDRARLFRAALLTLSGPIAANAEARLVLEYAVAGARWVPTYDLRLPRTLEEGTLRMRAAVIQRTGEDWKGVRLSVSTASLERRAVVPELKSLRIGRSQPAPVRSGWREPAPGLDELFAGYDAMTVPPPLAMPEPLPPPPMDELDADEDSFGSVVAFEESLKEKSPKAMSSSYGGAPGAPPMAPPSVSRPAPPPMPAPKAAAPALGGVRPSAAPSRNLSDGGDLSRSFRRDAPGRGGGGMSKKRAAEEESLDDAPMMDLSSDLSDGEGGGGESRRTRALEPADSLFDYDSLTLAPPGAPAERGRLTPRPALITQARLSVTSVSLQVEVVRLEAQAFVTAESVNTVPPPTWAVAPRDSARHFDARFDAEAVADVPADGAWHTVPMLTVPLEFRAEYVCVPSVEPRVFRTVRLDNRTPHPLLAGPVDVTLGDEFLMTSPLPTLGPGETQRLGLGVEEAIQVARNTRFEEATGGMFGNNTVLTHHVSVEVTNHLARPATLAISERIGAVPESQKDLKVEEAEVIPPWQKPTPLPGEVAVEGERVWRMSMPAGEKRSMKATWVVKLPGNKMLYGGNRRT
- a CDS encoding GIY-YIG nuclease family protein translates to MVYGGGPYGYPLYQPALNEPPPDSVEPVAAAQPPPDVAPPEEPSDAPPGQDGPPPAESQELEAQRGPVTAKVLSWSVRKIDRHPFSALPAGGGLYVVEEEGLPLYVGETDSFQGRWRGRLLSLYQMGLTQKGGLLPKPITVWFGTIQPNTRQARRAVEHALIRALLLSGAVPAGRLRNLSSIRQFRVRGGVSIQGLLPPNPWGVRAAKAPGIANRALSLPDKALYELFERR
- a CDS encoding aminotransferase class I/II-fold pyridoxal phosphate-dependent enzyme, yielding MLDFTSALYLGLEHSSGSLAPWERLTLGTPAILEEPPGTQETSRALAELVGCERGLFARSTLHLFWDVFGALAGRPVALYWDEGSYPVVRWGFERVVARGGPVRSFPHHSPEALARLLARAPRQGLRPVVVCDGWCPGCGALAPLDAYLEVVRAHGGLLILDDTQALGVFGMPGPGLPYGAGGGGSLRWYGIHGPDVLWCGSMAKALGVPMALMAGGARVVARYEERSETRMHCSPPSVADLHAAEHAVAINRRKGDALREALALRVAHFRGRLRRSGLASVGGRFPVQRIQLPRGVNPRAVHERLHRRGIRTVLQRSRCGPEVSVSFILTARHGAEELTHAVEALVEAVDGRQQRRTRHE